A window of Apium graveolens cultivar Ventura chromosome 8, ASM990537v1, whole genome shotgun sequence contains these coding sequences:
- the LOC141676692 gene encoding DNA-directed RNA polymerase V subunit 7-like: protein MFLKAQLQWNVIIPAENLDAKGLALQKAIIVRLLDEFAAKRATSTLGYFLAVTSLDKVGEGRVRQHSGDVLFPVTFTCMTYKAFAGEILEGEVHKILKHGVFLRCGPVEHIYLSHLKMQGYSFVPGENPIFMSEKSAKIEKGVKLRVMVIGVRYMEAEKEFQAVVNLDGDFLGPV from the coding sequence ATGTTTCTCAAGGCACAGTTGCAATGGAATGTTATAATTCCTGCTGAAAATCTTGATGCCAAAGGACTGGCATTGCAGAAGGCAATTATAGTTCGCCTTTTGGATGAGTTTGCTGCCAAAAGAGCTACAAGCACTCTTGGTTATTTTCTTGCGGTAACCAGTTTGGACAAAGTGGGAGAAGGAAGAGTGAGACAGCATTCAGGGGATGTGCTTTTTCCTGTAACATTCACATGCATGACCTATAAAGCTTTTGCGGGTGAGATTCTGGAAGGCGAAGTGCACAAGATTCTGAAGCATGGGGTTTTTCTAAGGTGTGGACCAGTCGAGCACATTTATCTCTCTCACCTCAAGATGCAGGGTTACAGTTTTGTGCCCGGTGAGAATCCAATCTTCATGAGCGAAAAGTCAGCGAAGATTGAGAAAGGCGTGAAGCTGCGAGTTATGGTGATTGGCGTGAGGTATATGGAGGCTGAAAAGGAGTTTCAGGCGGTTGTCAACTTGGATGGTGATTTCCTGGGGCCTGTTTAG